In one window of Duganella dendranthematis DNA:
- a CDS encoding winged helix-turn-helix transcriptional regulator: protein MAKAEKRSVIFQPGGAANMNQQPRQELDALVLNVLGRVADKWTMCVLEVLHQNGRQRFTRVGEMVGAISQRMLTKTLRQLEADGLVLRTVYPEVPPRVEYELTEMGTSLCAAFCSLWIWAEQHEPALRRLNAERTSNSDNT, encoded by the coding sequence ATGGCCAAAGCAGAAAAGAGAAGTGTTATTTTCCAGCCGGGTGGCGCCGCCAATATGAACCAACAGCCACGGCAAGAACTTGACGCCCTGGTCCTTAACGTTCTTGGTCGCGTCGCTGACAAATGGACGATGTGCGTCCTTGAAGTCCTGCATCAAAACGGCAGGCAGCGCTTCACGCGGGTCGGGGAGATGGTGGGGGCAATCAGTCAGCGCATGCTGACAAAAACCCTGCGGCAGCTGGAGGCGGATGGGCTGGTGTTACGAACGGTGTACCCGGAAGTGCCCCCACGCGTGGAATACGAGCTAACGGAAATGGGAACCAGCCTGTGCGCTGCGTTTTGTAGTCTGTGGATATGGGCCGAGCAACATGAGCCTGCCCTGCGAAGATTGAATGCCGAGCGAACGTCGAATAGTGACAACACCTAG
- a CDS encoding SDR family oxidoreductase has product MKTNGNTILITGGGSGIGRGLAEAFHQRGNQVIIAGRRQEMLDEVANANPGIATALLDVTDTADIDRFSHQMKSEYPSLNMVIHNAGIMRAEDWTAATVDTATAHATIMTNLVAPIMLTAALLPLLRKQAQSTVVTVSSGLAFVPLALAPTYCATKAAIHSFSESLRHQLKDTSVDVIEIAPPYVQTELMSAQQATDPNAMPLQAFIDEVVGLLETQPHIEEVLVQRVHRQRFAAEKGQADYKEFFEMVNSKR; this is encoded by the coding sequence ATGAAGACGAATGGAAATACCATACTTATTACAGGCGGTGGCTCCGGCATCGGTCGCGGATTGGCCGAAGCGTTTCATCAGCGCGGAAATCAAGTCATCATCGCGGGTCGCCGTCAAGAGATGCTCGATGAAGTCGCCAACGCCAATCCCGGTATCGCCACGGCCCTGCTGGACGTCACGGACACGGCAGACATCGACCGTTTTTCGCACCAGATGAAAAGCGAGTACCCATCGCTGAATATGGTCATTCATAACGCCGGAATTATGCGTGCTGAAGATTGGACCGCAGCGACCGTCGATACCGCGACGGCCCACGCAACAATCATGACGAATTTGGTGGCGCCGATTATGCTGACTGCGGCATTGCTCCCGCTGTTGCGCAAGCAGGCGCAATCAACCGTGGTAACGGTTTCGTCTGGACTGGCTTTCGTGCCGCTGGCTCTCGCCCCGACATATTGCGCCACCAAGGCGGCAATTCATTCGTTCAGCGAGTCGCTGCGTCATCAGTTGAAAGACACTAGCGTGGACGTCATTGAAATTGCTCCGCCTTATGTACAGACAGAGTTGATGAGTGCGCAACAGGCTACCGACCCGAATGCCATGCCGCTTCAGGCATTTATCGATGAGGTCGTCGGCCTTCTGGAAACGCAGCCTCATATTGAAGAAGTTCTAGTTCAGCGCGTCCACCGCCAGCGCTTCGCCGCCGAAAAGGGGCAAGCTGATTACAAGGAATTTTTCGAGATGGTTAACAGCAAACGTTAA